A window of Glycine soja cultivar W05 chromosome 2, ASM419377v2, whole genome shotgun sequence genomic DNA:
CTGTTAGTACTGCTGATATAGTTTCTTCAATCTCTGGTTCTGCAGGAGCAGTTTCTGTAGTCTCCAAAGGTGCAGCCATCTCATCCTTTTCTAAGTCTAAAAGTTGGAATTCTGTCATGTCAGTCAAAACTGGCATCTTCTCCCCTTGAATGCCAACTTTGGGATAGTAAGGCCGATGCTCGAAAAATGTCACATCCATTGTATGATAGAATTTTCTGGTTGTGGGAGAGTAGCACTTTTACCCCTTTTGGTGAGGTGAGTATCCTAGGAATATGCTTTTGATGGAGTTGGGATCAAGTTTACTACGGTGTGGGTCTAGgttgtgaaaaaaatatgaacaacCAAACACTTTCAAGGGAATTGAGGTGAGGCTTTTGTTGGTTGGGTAGGTGGTCTGAAGGACTGTGTGAGGGGTGTTGAAATTAAGGACACTAGAAGGCACTCTGTTTATGAGATAGGTTGCGGACAATACAACTTCTCCCCAAAATTGTTTTGGTACATTTGTGGCCAACATCAGTGATCTCGTCACTTCCAGTAGGtgtctatttttcctctccgCCACTCCATTCTGTTGTGGAGTGTCTACACATGAACTCTGATGCACAATTCCATTTTTCTGTAGGTAGAAATTCAGCATGGAATTATAGTATTCACGACCATTATCTATTCTCAATACCTTAATGTTGGTCTGGAATTGTGTTTGCACCATTGTATGAAAAATCTCTAATATTTGTCCTACTTCTGACTTTTCCTTCATAAGAAACACCCATGTGACTCTTGTGTGGTCATCGATGAACGTCAAAAACCATCTAGAGCCGATAATATTGCTGGCTCTTGATGGTCCCAATACATCACTATGAATTAGCGAGAATGGTTAGGAAGGTTTGTAAGGTTGTGGGGGGTAAGTGCTCCTAGTATGCTTGGATAATTGACAAGTTTCACAATGAAAATTTCTTAGTCTTTTATTGAATAATGATGggaacatttttttcaaatacataaaatttagGTGGCCTAATCTATAGTGCCACAACATTACAGACTCTTCACTTTTTGAAGGGATCACTATACATGAATTAGCTTCGGGTTTCTTATTGGAATCTTTAACCTGAAGAAGATAGAGCCCATCACATTCTTCAGCACTGCCAATCGTCTTTCCCGACCTCAAAATCTGAAAAACACACACATTATGGGAAAATTTAGTGACACAGTTCaaatcatttatcaatttgcTGATGAACAGCAAGTTGCAGTCAAGTTTGGGTACATAAAGTACAAAATTTAAAGTGATATCTTCTAAAATCACAACTGAACCTTTACCAACAACTTTTGAGAGTGTATCGTCTGCTATCCGAACTGTAGAGTGTTCATGACATGGAGAATAGTTGTCAAAAACAGTTATGTCTCCAGTCATGTGATCTGAAGCTCTAGAGTCTATAATCCAGgatcttctttttcctttggaGGTGTTTAAAGTATGTGAAAAATTACCTTTCTGAGCTACTTTTGTTGTACTAGTAGGTTTCCTTGTGCTCAACAAGGTTTGTTGGAGAAGTTTCTGCAGGGATTCTATTTGTTCCCTGCTAAAGGGACTTGGATCAGAACTTACCTCTCCTTCTTGAGAAGTGTTATAAGTTGTGTTGCCTCTAGTTTCCTTATTCCGGAATGACTTTGCATCTAGTGGTTTACCATGGATGTCCCAGCAGGTTTCCTTGGTGTGGCCTAGTTTCCTGCAATGATCACAACAGGGGCGGTTCTTCTTCTGTGGTGGACGGGTCTGATTCCCTCCTGATGCCAATGCTGAGTTTTCAATGTATGGGGCTAGCGTAATGTTCCCTAGCATAAATTTTCTTCTACTCTCTTCTCTTCTTACTTCTGAGAATACTTCCCGTAATTTTGGATGTGGTTTGGTTCCAAGTACTCTTCCACGTACTTCATCAAGGTCCCTATTAAGCCCCAACAGAAATTTGTAGATTCTGTCCTTTTCCACCAACTctctatatttcttttgtcatctGGACACTTCCATTCCATTCCTTCGTAGGTATCCAATTGCTGCTAGTATCTACTCAAGGTGTTGAAAAATTCAGTGACTAATTTTTCTCCCTGTCGCAGGTCAGGAGCAGGCTCTTGATCTCAAATATGGCAGAAGTGTTGTCTTCATTGCATTCCATATCTCCTTTGCGGTGTCATAATACATGAAGTTCTCCCCAATTTCATTTGTCATGGTATTGAGAAGCCACGACATCACCAAACTGTTTTCTAGTTGCCATTTTTGAAGGTTGGAATCCCTCTTTTTTGGTTGTTTGGGGTCACCCGAGATATACCTTCCCTTTCCTTTTCCTTGGAGGAAGATGCGAATTGACCTCTCCCATTGGATGAATTTTTGCCCATTCAGTTTGTGGCATGTGATAGGGAGAGCAATCCCTTCAGGTGAGCTGGTTAGCAACATGT
This region includes:
- the LOC114385313 gene encoding uncharacterized protein LOC114385313, which encodes MLGNITLAPYIENSALASGGNQTRPPQKKNRPCCDHCRKLGHTKETCWDIHGKPLDAKSFRNKETRGNTTYNTSQEGEVSSDPSPFSREQIESLQKLLQQTLLSTRKPTSTTKVAQKGNFSHTLNTSKGKRRSWIIDSRASDHMTGDITVFDNYSPCHEHSTVRIADDTLSKVVDFEVGKDDWQC